One stretch of Desulfatibacillum aliphaticivorans DSM 15576 DNA includes these proteins:
- a CDS encoding amidohydrolase family protein, whose translation MKSDNPIIDVWMQQPTREFLNHPMFASLRKWMGIDLIEQDLPMEWTLDSMDQAGVHLGILCAWHGPCGPLISNEQVLSLIQSYPDRFKGLASVNLYQPMEALREMTYYIKERGFVGVRQVQWFWNLPATDRRYYPLYARCVELDVPICFQVGHTGPLCPSEPGRPIPYIDEVALDFPELKMVCGHIGYPWTQEMIAVATKHPNVYIDTSAYTAKRFPPELVRYMKTNGKKKVIFGTNYPMIPHAKCLEDLDSLGLEEETRECFLYKNAREVFNLD comes from the coding sequence ATGAAATCAGATAACCCCATCATCGACGTATGGATGCAGCAGCCCACCAGGGAATTCCTTAACCACCCCATGTTCGCTTCCTTAAGGAAATGGATGGGAATCGATTTGATCGAACAGGACCTGCCCATGGAATGGACCCTGGATTCCATGGATCAGGCCGGGGTCCATCTGGGAATCCTCTGCGCATGGCATGGGCCTTGCGGCCCGCTGATCTCCAACGAGCAGGTTTTGTCCCTGATTCAATCCTATCCGGACCGGTTCAAGGGCCTGGCCTCGGTCAACCTGTATCAGCCCATGGAGGCCTTAAGGGAGATGACCTATTATATCAAGGAGCGCGGGTTCGTGGGAGTGCGGCAGGTGCAGTGGTTCTGGAACCTCCCCGCCACGGACAGGCGTTACTATCCTCTATACGCCCGGTGCGTGGAACTGGACGTCCCCATCTGCTTTCAAGTCGGGCATACCGGCCCCTTATGTCCGTCCGAGCCGGGCAGACCCATCCCTTATATAGACGAGGTTGCCCTGGACTTTCCGGAGTTGAAGATGGTGTGCGGGCACATCGGCTACCCCTGGACCCAGGAGATGATCGCCGTGGCCACCAAGCATCCCAACGTATACATCGACACATCCGCGTACACGGCCAAGCGGTTCCCGCCCGAACTGGTCCGGTATATGAAAACCAACGGAAAGAAAAAAGTGATATTCGGCACCAACTATCCCATGATCCCCCATGCCAAATGCCTGGAGGATCTGGACAGCCTGGGCCTGGAGGAAGAAACCCGGGAATGCTTCCTCTACAAAAACGCCCGGGAGGTGTTCAACCTGGATTAG
- a CDS encoding ABC transporter ATP-binding protein translates to MDHLLEIHNLEVKFRLRSGEVTAINDVSFFLDQGERVGLVGESGAGKSVTGFAIIKLISKPGFISGGKVLFEGRDIAGLSIEEVRNIRGNRISMIFQDPMMTLNPVLSIGTQMTETILAHKNVSRAEAQAIALDKLKKVHIPSPEKRLDQYPHEFSGGMRQRIVIAIALLTDPAVIIADEPTTALDVTIQAEIMDLLSELCESERMALILITHDLGVVSQVTDRIIVMYAGRIVEQGLTRDVVSNPRHPYTQGLIAALPESQQRGKTLCQIPGNMPSLTDMPQGCSFHPRCELVMPICKEKVPELIELDNGNALAACHALAKGGAS, encoded by the coding sequence ATGGATCATTTGCTGGAAATACACAATCTGGAAGTAAAATTCCGCCTGCGCTCCGGAGAGGTCACGGCCATCAATGACGTGAGCTTTTTCCTGGATCAGGGGGAGCGCGTGGGCCTGGTGGGCGAAAGCGGCGCGGGCAAGTCGGTAACCGGCTTCGCCATTATCAAGCTCATCAGCAAGCCCGGTTTCATCTCCGGCGGCAAGGTGCTTTTTGAAGGCCGGGACATCGCCGGGCTTTCCATCGAGGAAGTGCGCAATATCCGGGGCAATCGCATCAGCATGATTTTTCAGGACCCCATGATGACCCTGAACCCGGTGCTTTCCATCGGAACCCAGATGACGGAAACCATCCTGGCGCACAAGAACGTTTCCAGGGCCGAAGCTCAGGCCATAGCTCTCGATAAGCTGAAAAAGGTGCACATTCCCTCCCCGGAAAAAAGGCTGGATCAATACCCCCACGAGTTTTCCGGCGGCATGCGCCAGCGCATCGTCATCGCCATAGCCTTGTTGACCGACCCGGCCGTCATCATAGCCGACGAACCCACCACCGCCCTGGACGTGACCATCCAGGCGGAAATCATGGATCTTTTGTCCGAGCTTTGCGAATCGGAAAGAATGGCATTGATCCTCATCACCCACGACTTGGGCGTGGTCAGCCAGGTGACCGACCGGATCATCGTCATGTACGCAGGCCGCATTGTGGAGCAAGGCCTCACCCGGGACGTGGTCTCCAACCCCCGTCACCCCTACACCCAAGGGCTCATCGCCGCCCTGCCCGAAAGCCAGCAGCGGGGCAAGACTCTGTGCCAGATCCCCGGAAACATGCCGTCTTTGACCGACATGCCCCAGGGATGCTCCTTCCATCCCCGATGCGAACTGGTCATGCCCATATGCAAGGAAAAAGTCCCGGAATTGATCGAATTGGATAACGGAAACGCCCTTGCCGCCTGCCACGCCCTGGCGAAAGGAGGGGCCTCATGA
- a CDS encoding MarR family winged helix-turn-helix transcriptional regulator, with product MTNPDHIVFLVTRLQESAHRFLSNALKQRGVQGIEPSHGVILRQLHVQGPLTMSDLARLTGRTKPTVTVLVRKLMKHGYVEKVRDSEDGRVFQVSLAPKALELARDLESISRELRERLYAGFDEHEKQVLAGLAAKALRNFNPGE from the coding sequence ATGACCAATCCGGACCACATTGTTTTTCTCGTTACACGCCTTCAGGAAAGCGCTCACCGCTTTCTCTCCAACGCCCTCAAGCAAAGAGGCGTCCAGGGGATCGAGCCTTCCCACGGGGTCATCCTGCGGCAATTGCACGTCCAGGGCCCTTTGACCATGAGCGACCTGGCCCGCCTGACCGGGCGCACCAAGCCCACGGTCACGGTGCTGGTCCGCAAACTCATGAAGCACGGGTACGTGGAAAAAGTCCGGGATTCCGAGGATGGGCGGGTCTTTCAGGTGAGCCTGGCGCCCAAGGCCCTGGAACTGGCCCGGGACCTGGAATCCATCTCCCGGGAGCTTCGGGAGCGGCTGTACGCGGGTTTTGATGAGCACGAGAAGCAGGTCCTGGCCGGACTGGCGGCAAAAGCCCTGCGCAATTTTAATCCCGGCGAATAA
- the nifH gene encoding nitrogenase iron protein: MRKIAIYGKGGIGKSTTTQNTVAGLSEMGKKIMVVGCDPKADSTRLLLGGLAQRTVLDTLREEGEDVELDDVRKVGYAGTLCTESGGPEPGVGCAGRGIITSINLLEQLGAYADSEELDYAFYDVLGDVVCGGFAMPIREGKAQEIYIVVSGEMMAMYAANNISKGIVKFAEAGGVRLGGLICNSRNVDNEREMIEAFAAKLGTQMIHFVPRDNMVQRAEINRKTVIEFDPAHSQADEYRTLARKIDANEMRVIPSPLEIEELEKLLIDYGIAA, encoded by the coding sequence ATGAGAAAAATCGCAATTTACGGCAAAGGCGGAATTGGCAAATCCACAACAACCCAGAACACAGTGGCTGGTCTGTCTGAAATGGGCAAGAAAATCATGGTGGTCGGCTGCGACCCCAAAGCGGACTCCACAAGACTTCTTTTGGGCGGTCTGGCCCAACGTACGGTTTTGGACACCCTGCGGGAAGAAGGCGAGGATGTGGAACTGGACGACGTGCGCAAGGTCGGATACGCCGGCACCCTCTGCACCGAGTCCGGCGGCCCTGAACCAGGGGTGGGCTGCGCCGGCCGCGGAATCATCACCTCCATTAACCTTCTGGAGCAACTGGGCGCTTACGCCGACAGCGAAGAATTGGATTACGCCTTTTACGACGTCCTGGGCGACGTTGTCTGCGGCGGTTTCGCCATGCCCATTCGCGAAGGCAAGGCCCAGGAGATTTACATCGTGGTTTCCGGCGAGATGATGGCCATGTACGCCGCCAACAACATCTCCAAAGGCATCGTGAAGTTCGCCGAAGCTGGCGGCGTCCGTCTGGGAGGCCTCATTTGCAACAGCCGCAACGTGGATAACGAGCGTGAAATGATCGAAGCCTTTGCAGCCAAGCTGGGAACCCAGATGATTCACTTCGTCCCCCGGGATAACATGGTGCAGCGGGCGGAGATCAACAGGAAGACCGTCATCGAGTTCGATCCCGCCCATTCCCAGGCGGACGAATACCGCACCCTGGCCAGAAAGATCGACGCCAACGAGATGCGGGTGATTCCCTCGCCTCTGGAAATCGAAGAACTGGAAAAACTGCTCATTGACTACGGCATTGCGGCCTAA
- a CDS encoding ABC transporter permease: protein MKKLWRRFKNSFFWFSFRRDPVAIASFSILVILTILSFSAPWIAPHDVYESASIDIMDSELPPAWMEEGSSNYLLGTDIQGRDMLSAMLYGMRLSILIGLGAVCLQAFLGVMIGLIAGYVGGKVDSFLMRVADVQLSFSTLMVAIIISAIFQLAFGLSKYEELAVPLLVVIIGLAEWPQYGRTVRASVLGEKKKEYVEAARVIGLPRWWIMFRHILPNTLSPVLVISTVQVANAIMSEAALSFLGLGMPVTKPSLGSLINSGFEYIFSGSWWITLFPGVLLVTLVVVINLLGDWVRDVLNPKLYKR from the coding sequence ATGAAAAAACTTTGGCGGCGTTTTAAAAATTCTTTTTTCTGGTTCAGCTTTCGCCGGGATCCGGTGGCCATCGCCAGCTTTTCCATCCTGGTCATCCTGACGATTCTCAGCTTTTCCGCGCCCTGGATCGCTCCCCATGACGTTTACGAGTCCGCATCCATCGACATCATGGACTCCGAGCTTCCCCCCGCCTGGATGGAGGAAGGCTCAAGCAACTACCTCCTTGGCACGGACATCCAGGGGCGCGACATGCTGTCGGCCATGCTATACGGCATGAGGCTGTCCATTCTCATCGGGCTTGGAGCTGTCTGTCTTCAGGCCTTTCTGGGCGTGATGATCGGTCTGATTGCCGGATACGTGGGGGGCAAGGTGGACTCCTTTCTCATGCGGGTGGCGGACGTGCAGCTGTCTTTCTCCACCCTCATGGTGGCTATCATCATATCCGCCATATTCCAGCTGGCTTTCGGCCTGTCCAAGTATGAAGAGCTTGCCGTGCCCTTGCTGGTCGTCATCATCGGCCTGGCGGAATGGCCCCAATACGGGCGCACGGTGCGGGCCAGCGTTCTGGGCGAAAAGAAAAAGGAATACGTGGAGGCCGCCCGGGTTATCGGCCTGCCCCGTTGGTGGATCATGTTTCGGCACATCCTCCCCAACACCTTGAGCCCGGTGCTGGTTATCTCCACGGTGCAGGTGGCCAACGCCATCATGAGCGAGGCGGCCCTGTCCTTTTTGGGCCTGGGCATGCCGGTAACCAAGCCCAGCCTGGGTTCTTTGATCAATTCGGGCTTTGAATACATCTTCTCCGGGTCCTGGTGGATCACCCTGTTTCCGGGCGTCCTCCTCGTAACCCTGGTGGTCGTGATCAATCTTCTGGGAGATTGGGTGCGCGACGTGCTCAACCCCAAACTGTATAAAAGGTAA
- a CDS encoding ABC transporter substrate-binding protein, with protein MKKILIAACLALCIVLAFGATVQAKTLKLAMDADPVSLDPHVQLSGGMLQYSHMVFDPLVRWTKDMQIEPRLAEKWERLDDLTMRFYLRKGVKFHSGAEFTAKDVVFTIDRLKKSQDYKALFDPFTGPVAVSDYVVDLKTTKPYPLVLNMATYVFPMDSAFYTGTDEKGQPKDAIVKIGPSFALTNESGTGPYKVTYREQGVKNVFTRFADYWDKASPGNADEIVLTPIKNDATRVAALLSGDVDFIMPVPPQDYERIRKEKGVQLATMAGSRIITVQLNQKRRPEFANRKVRQAIVYAINNEGIVKKIMKGEALAAGQQGPMGFAGYDPALVPRYDLEKAKTLMKEAGFENGFSCSMIAPNNRYVNDEKIAEAIVSMLAKINIKVNLKTMPKAQYWDEFDAQVADIQMIGWHSDTEDSANYTEFLCMCPDKETGYGQYNSGNYCNPQVDELVLDSQSETDPAKRSQILKQVERILYDDAAYVPLHWQNLSWAGKSNLDIDPIVNVMNFPYFGDLVIK; from the coding sequence ATGAAAAAGATTTTAATCGCTGCGTGTCTGGCCCTGTGCATCGTGCTTGCGTTCGGTGCAACGGTTCAGGCCAAAACCCTCAAGCTCGCCATGGATGCTGACCCCGTCTCGTTAGACCCCCATGTTCAGCTTTCCGGCGGAATGCTGCAGTACAGCCACATGGTGTTTGATCCGTTGGTGCGCTGGACCAAGGATATGCAAATTGAACCCCGTTTGGCGGAAAAATGGGAAAGACTCGACGACCTGACCATGCGCTTTTATCTGCGCAAGGGCGTCAAGTTCCATTCCGGAGCCGAGTTTACGGCCAAGGACGTGGTTTTTACCATTGATCGCCTGAAAAAAAGCCAGGACTACAAAGCCCTGTTCGATCCCTTTACGGGCCCCGTGGCTGTGAGCGACTATGTGGTTGATTTGAAAACCACCAAGCCGTATCCCCTGGTTCTGAACATGGCAACCTATGTTTTTCCCATGGATTCCGCTTTTTACACGGGAACCGATGAAAAAGGCCAGCCCAAGGACGCCATCGTCAAAATCGGCCCCTCCTTTGCCCTGACCAACGAATCCGGCACCGGCCCCTACAAGGTGACCTACCGGGAACAAGGCGTGAAAAACGTGTTCACCCGTTTTGCAGACTACTGGGACAAAGCCTCCCCCGGCAACGCCGATGAAATCGTCCTGACTCCCATCAAGAACGACGCCACCCGCGTGGCCGCCCTTCTTTCCGGGGACGTGGACTTCATCATGCCCGTGCCTCCCCAGGATTACGAACGCATCCGCAAGGAAAAAGGCGTACAGTTGGCCACCATGGCCGGCTCCCGCATCATCACCGTGCAGTTGAACCAGAAACGCCGCCCTGAATTCGCCAACCGCAAGGTGCGTCAGGCCATCGTTTACGCCATCAACAACGAAGGCATCGTGAAAAAGATCATGAAGGGCGAAGCCCTGGCCGCCGGCCAGCAGGGCCCCATGGGATTCGCCGGTTACGATCCCGCCCTGGTTCCCCGTTACGACCTGGAAAAAGCCAAAACCCTCATGAAGGAAGCCGGTTTTGAAAATGGCTTTTCCTGCTCCATGATCGCCCCCAACAACCGGTACGTAAACGACGAAAAAATCGCCGAAGCCATCGTGTCCATGCTGGCCAAGATCAACATCAAAGTGAACCTCAAAACCATGCCCAAAGCCCAATACTGGGATGAATTCGACGCCCAGGTGGCTGACATCCAGATGATCGGCTGGCACTCCGACACCGAAGACTCCGCCAACTACACCGAGTTCCTGTGCATGTGCCCCGACAAGGAAACCGGCTACGGCCAGTACAACAGCGGCAACTACTGCAACCCCCAGGTGGACGAGCTTGTTCTGGACTCTCAGAGCGAAACCGATCCGGCCAAGCGGTCTCAGATCCTCAAACAGGTGGAACGCATCCTGTATGACGACGCCGCCTACGTGCCTCTGCATTGGCAGAACCTGTCCTGGGCCGGCAAGTCCAATCTGGACATCGACCCCATCGTCAACGTCATGAACTTTCCCTACTTTGGGGATCTCGTGATCAAATAA
- a CDS encoding ABC transporter permease has product MFAFVIRRIIQSLFVILVIGFIGFAIKHQIGDPVRDLVGISVSKAERDALREQLGLNDPFMSQYVRFMKNAVHGDLGMSFFYKKPTLEVIVKKAPATLELVFVSSLIIIFLSIPAGVYAAIRPRSWLTRFIMGASIVGVSIPVFLTAILLIYVFSVELGWLPSYGRGATVSLWGWETGLLTIDGWKHLILPSIALSSIMLPLFIRLIRSEMMEVLQSEYVKYAWAKGLAPRRVYFVHAFKNTLLPVITVGGVQLGILIAYTILTETVFQWQGMGFMFLEAVERSDTTLLVAYMMVVGVVFVAVNTMVDIIYGLVNPTVRIAGRK; this is encoded by the coding sequence ATGTTCGCCTTTGTCATTCGACGCATTATTCAATCCTTGTTCGTGATTCTGGTCATCGGCTTTATCGGATTCGCCATCAAGCACCAGATCGGCGATCCCGTGCGCGATCTGGTGGGGATTTCCGTCTCCAAGGCCGAAAGGGACGCGCTCCGGGAACAGTTGGGGCTGAACGATCCTTTTATGTCCCAGTACGTGCGTTTTATGAAAAACGCCGTCCACGGGGACCTGGGCATGAGCTTTTTCTACAAAAAGCCCACCCTGGAGGTCATCGTCAAAAAGGCCCCCGCCACCCTGGAGCTGGTTTTCGTCTCCAGCCTGATCATCATTTTTCTTTCCATACCGGCCGGAGTCTATGCGGCCATACGCCCTCGAAGTTGGCTGACCCGGTTTATCATGGGCGCCAGCATTGTGGGCGTCTCCATTCCCGTCTTTTTAACGGCGATTTTATTAATCTATGTATTCAGCGTGGAGTTGGGGTGGCTTCCTTCCTACGGACGGGGCGCCACCGTCAGCCTGTGGGGATGGGAAACCGGCTTGCTGACTATCGACGGGTGGAAGCATCTCATCCTGCCCAGCATCGCCCTTTCCTCCATCATGCTCCCTTTATTTATCCGTTTAATCAGGTCCGAAATGATGGAAGTCCTTCAGAGCGAGTACGTCAAATACGCCTGGGCCAAAGGGCTGGCCCCCAGACGGGTGTATTTCGTCCACGCCTTTAAAAATACCTTGTTGCCCGTCATCACCGTGGGCGGGGTGCAGTTGGGAATACTCATCGCCTACACCATCCTGACGGAAACGGTCTTCCAGTGGCAGGGCATGGGGTTCATGTTCCTGGAAGCCGTGGAGCGCTCCGACACCACGCTGTTAGTGGCCTACATGATGGTTGTGGGCGTGGTTTTTGTGGCGGTGAATACGATGGTTGATATCATTTACGGGTTGGTCAACCCCACGGTACGGATAGCAGGCAGGAAATGA
- a CDS encoding P-II family nitrogen regulator — translation MKELIAIVRMNMMNKTKKALADVGLGSMSARDALGRGKGIVDLNLLQGAELGYEEAISQLGQSQRLIPTRAIIMVVNDDLVDKAVKTIIKVNQTGKSGDGMIFVMPCAEAVRVRTGEEGEDTLDEG, via the coding sequence ATGAAAGAACTGATCGCCATCGTACGCATGAACATGATGAACAAGACCAAAAAGGCGCTGGCGGATGTAGGGCTGGGCTCCATGTCCGCCCGGGACGCCCTCGGCCGCGGCAAGGGAATTGTGGACCTCAACCTGCTGCAAGGCGCGGAGCTGGGATACGAAGAAGCCATCTCCCAACTGGGCCAGAGTCAACGCCTGATCCCCACGCGCGCCATCATCATGGTGGTGAACGACGACCTGGTGGACAAGGCCGTCAAGACCATCATCAAGGTCAATCAAACCGGCAAGTCCGGGGACGGAATGATCTTTGTGATGCCCTGCGCGGAAGCGGTCCGGGTTCGCACCGGGGAAGAGGGAGAAGATACCCTGGACGAAGGATAA
- a CDS encoding P-II family nitrogen regulator, giving the protein MIMIRSIVRPEKVDNVLAALMEAGFPGVTKMSVVGRGKQRGIKIGEITYDEIPKEMLLAVVKDSDKDFAVRTIVKAARTGDKGAFGDGRIFIIPVIETYTISSGIKETEDGATEEVQI; this is encoded by the coding sequence ATGATAATGATCCGTTCAATCGTCCGTCCCGAAAAAGTAGACAACGTGCTGGCAGCTCTGATGGAAGCCGGCTTCCCGGGAGTCACCAAGATGTCCGTGGTGGGGCGCGGCAAGCAACGCGGAATAAAGATAGGCGAAATCACCTATGATGAAATCCCCAAGGAAATGCTTCTGGCCGTAGTCAAGGACTCAGACAAGGATTTCGCCGTCAGAACCATCGTAAAAGCCGCTCGCACCGGCGACAAGGGCGCCTTCGGGGACGGCAGGATCTTCATCATCCCCGTTATCGAGACCTACACCATCAGCTCCGGCATCAAGGAAACCGAAGACGGCGCAACGGAAGAGGTGCAGATATGA
- the nifD gene encoding nitrogenase molybdenum-iron protein alpha chain — protein sequence MAEAAKDLSTEKVTLDNLDPEEVKARIMAKYPPKVARKRSKQFVINKVGEDGKTPVINANVRTVPGLMGQRGCCYAGCKGVVLGPTRDIINITHGPIGCGFYSWLTRRNQTDPESTPDGHNFMTYCFSTDMQDEEIIFGGEKKLKQAIQEAYDNFKPKAIAVFSTCPVGLIGDDVHSVCREMKEKLGINIFGFSCEGYKGVSQSAGHHIANNGIFKHVVGLDDTIKEGKYRINLLGEYNIGGDAFEIERIFDKCGITQVAAYSGNSSIDAFANSHTADLNCIMCHRSINYVAEMMETKFGVPWIKVNFIGAHATAKSLRKIAQYFGEQELIDKVEEVIAEELPEVEAACAEVRPRTEGKRAMLFVGGSRAHHYQELFGELGMKTLSAGYEFGHRDDYEGRKVLPDIKVDADSRNIEELTIEKDPERFNPRISEERKAELENSGFEFNDYDGMMPEMPDGAMVIDDLSQWETDQLIKIFKPDLFCAGIKEKYTVQKHGIPLKQLHSYDYGGPYAGFKGAVNFYHEIDRMVNSRVWEYMKAPWDKNPELAATYACD from the coding sequence ATGGCCGAGGCCGCAAAGGATTTATCGACCGAAAAGGTAACTCTGGATAACCTTGATCCGGAAGAAGTCAAAGCCAGAATCATGGCCAAATACCCGCCCAAGGTGGCGCGTAAAAGGTCGAAACAGTTTGTTATCAACAAGGTGGGCGAAGACGGCAAAACGCCCGTGATCAACGCCAACGTGCGCACCGTTCCCGGCCTCATGGGCCAGCGCGGCTGCTGCTACGCCGGCTGCAAGGGCGTGGTTTTGGGACCCACAAGGGACATCATCAACATCACCCACGGCCCCATTGGATGCGGTTTCTATTCCTGGCTGACCCGCCGGAACCAGACCGATCCGGAAAGCACCCCGGACGGCCACAACTTCATGACCTACTGCTTTTCCACCGACATGCAGGACGAGGAAATCATCTTCGGCGGGGAAAAGAAACTGAAACAGGCCATCCAGGAGGCTTACGACAATTTTAAACCCAAAGCCATCGCCGTATTTTCCACGTGCCCCGTGGGGCTCATCGGCGACGACGTGCACTCCGTATGCCGTGAAATGAAGGAAAAGCTGGGCATCAATATATTCGGCTTCTCCTGTGAAGGATACAAGGGCGTCAGCCAGAGCGCGGGCCACCATATCGCCAACAACGGCATCTTTAAACACGTGGTGGGCCTGGACGACACTATTAAGGAAGGCAAGTACAGGATCAACCTCCTGGGTGAATACAACATCGGCGGGGACGCTTTTGAAATTGAAAGAATCTTCGACAAATGCGGCATCACCCAAGTGGCCGCATACAGCGGCAACTCCAGCATCGATGCCTTCGCCAACTCCCACACCGCAGACCTGAACTGCATCATGTGCCACCGCTCCATTAACTACGTGGCCGAAATGATGGAAACCAAGTTCGGCGTGCCCTGGATCAAGGTCAACTTCATCGGCGCGCACGCCACGGCCAAGTCGCTCCGCAAGATCGCCCAGTACTTCGGCGAGCAGGAATTGATCGACAAGGTGGAGGAAGTCATCGCCGAGGAATTGCCCGAAGTGGAAGCGGCGTGCGCCGAAGTCAGGCCCCGCACCGAAGGCAAGCGCGCCATGCTGTTCGTGGGCGGCTCCCGCGCTCACCATTACCAGGAGCTGTTCGGCGAATTGGGCATGAAAACCCTGTCCGCCGGCTACGAGTTCGGACATAGGGACGACTACGAAGGCCGCAAGGTGCTGCCCGATATCAAGGTGGACGCGGACAGCCGGAACATCGAAGAATTGACCATTGAAAAGGACCCGGAACGCTTTAATCCCCGGATCAGCGAAGAAAGAAAAGCGGAGTTGGAGAATTCCGGTTTTGAGTTCAACGATTACGACGGCATGATGCCTGAAATGCCGGACGGAGCCATGGTCATCGACGACTTGAGCCAGTGGGAGACCGATCAGCTCATCAAGATCTTCAAGCCTGATCTTTTCTGCGCAGGCATCAAAGAAAAATACACCGTGCAGAAACACGGCATCCCGCTCAAACAGCTCCATAGCTACGATTACGGCGGACCTTATGCAGGCTTTAAAGGCGCTGTCAATTTTTACCATGAGATCGATCGCATGGTGAACAGCCGCGTATGGGAATACATGAAGGCGCCCTGGGACAAGAACCCCGAACTGGCGGCCACATACGCCTGCGATTAA
- a CDS encoding ABC transporter ATP-binding protein, producing the protein MNTQAKPLLKLEDVYKEFDVTGGFWEQFRWENGRPVRKKAIVKAVNGVSFDIYQGETFSVVGESGCGKSTLARTVTGLLQPECGKIFYDGDRIDDLSYSQKTPYKKRMQMVFQDPYASLNPRFTVRKTLEEPLFFHYPQLTREQRLDRIAEVMEQVGVHPAWAERFPHEFSGGQRQRISIARALMVDPEFVVADEPVSALDVSVQAQILNLFMEAQEKRGLTYMFITHDLSVVAHISTRVAVMYLGSLCELSPGGEIFNNPRHPYTKALLSAIPRLGEKKAKHIRLKGEVTSPLHLPSGCVFHQRCTYAKDICTKEIPQPFNAGDNAVVACHGVEQGWVE; encoded by the coding sequence ATGAACACCCAGGCCAAGCCCCTTCTTAAGTTGGAAGACGTGTACAAGGAATTCGACGTCACCGGCGGCTTCTGGGAGCAGTTCCGATGGGAAAACGGCCGGCCCGTGCGCAAGAAGGCCATCGTCAAGGCGGTCAACGGGGTTTCTTTTGACATCTATCAGGGGGAAACCTTCTCCGTGGTCGGGGAGTCGGGCTGCGGAAAGTCCACCCTGGCCAGGACCGTCACCGGCCTGTTGCAGCCGGAATGCGGAAAGATTTTCTACGACGGCGACCGGATAGACGATCTGTCCTACTCCCAAAAGACCCCGTACAAAAAACGCATGCAAATGGTCTTCCAGGACCCCTACGCCTCCCTGAACCCCCGGTTCACCGTACGCAAAACCCTGGAGGAGCCCCTGTTTTTTCACTACCCGCAGCTTACAAGGGAACAGCGGCTGGATCGCATCGCAGAGGTTATGGAGCAGGTGGGCGTCCATCCCGCCTGGGCCGAACGCTTTCCCCACGAGTTTTCCGGCGGGCAGCGCCAGCGCATATCCATCGCCCGGGCCCTGATGGTGGACCCGGAGTTTGTCGTGGCCGACGAGCCGGTGAGCGCCCTGGACGTGTCCGTGCAGGCGCAAATTCTCAATTTGTTCATGGAAGCCCAGGAAAAACGCGGCCTGACCTATATGTTCATCACCCACGATCTTTCCGTGGTGGCCCATATTTCCACACGGGTGGCGGTCATGTATCTGGGCAGCCTGTGCGAGCTTTCCCCGGGCGGCGAGATTTTCAACAATCCCAGGCATCCCTACACCAAGGCCCTGTTATCCGCCATTCCCAGACTGGGGGAGAAAAAAGCCAAGCATATCCGCCTGAAAGGAGAGGTCACCTCGCCCTTGCACCTGCCTTCGGGCTGCGTGTTTCATCAAAGATGCACCTACGCCAAGGACATCTGCACAAAGGAAATCCCCCAGCCCTTCAACGCCGGAGATAACGCCGTCGTCGCCTGTCACGGCGTGGAGCAGGGCTGGGTGGAATAA